The following are encoded in a window of Panicum virgatum strain AP13 chromosome 5N, P.virgatum_v5, whole genome shotgun sequence genomic DNA:
- the LOC120672639 gene encoding probable anion transporter 4, chloroplastic, producing MQGCGAMVRGGVGVPSPVRPTLPQGKRRPSWLWMPTTACHGKQHGMKYCTSLQNKCMLLGERFGRHATRSTLLLLQNYSRSTAMSRLEMSGQFQQPVLESSRDYLTRACHNASIKKRVLSRVECFLSSDPINSGWLKPRRWENFTSLESACVQPEYKLPIRTRADLKAEQYEITGSPLNPSDVPAEAVGIGDTNEISPWWQEFPKRWTIVLLCFFAFLLCNMDRVNMSIAILPMSSEFSWNPATVGLIQSSFFWGYLLTQILGGIWADRFGGKVVLGFGVVWWSLATILTPLAAKIGLPYLLTMRAFMGIGEGVAMPAMNNILSKWIPVSERSRSLALVYSGMYLGSVTGLALSPLLISKFGWPSVFYAFGSLGSVWFALWQSKAHSSPDDDPELSKAEKRHILGGGTFKEPVTSIPWRLILSKAPVWALIISHFCHNWGTFILLTWMPTYYNQVLKFNLTESGLLCVLPWLTMAVFANIGGWIADTLVQKGVSITNVRKIMQSIGFLGPALFLTLLSKVQTPGMAVLCMACSQGSDAFSQSGLYSNHQDIGPRYAGVLLGLSNTAGVLAGVFGTAATGYILQKGSWDSVFKVAVALYIVGTVVWNVFSTGERVLE from the exons ATGCAGGGGTGTGGAGCGATGGTGAGAGGTGGGGTGGGGGTTCCTTCGCCCGTCCGCCCCACTCTGCCACAAGGGAAGCGCCGCCCCTCCTGGCTGTGGATGCCTACCACTGCCTGCCATG GAAAACAACATGGGATGAAATATTGCACGTCACTGCAGAACAAGTGTATGTTACTAGGAGAAAGATTTGGTCGACATGCTACTAGGAGCACACTTTTGCTGCTTCAAAATTATTCCAGGAGCACCGCAATGTCAAGACTAGAAATGTCTGGGCAGTTTCAGCAGCCTGTGCTGGAGTCTTCAAGAGACTACTTGACTCGGGCATGCCACAATGCAAGCATAAAGAAGAGGGTTCTATCGCGGGTTGAGTGCTTTCTATCTTCAGATCCAATAAACAGTGGCTGGTTGAAACCCAGGAGGTGGGAGAATTTCACTAGTTTGGAGAGTGCTTGTGTTCAGCCAGAGTACAAACTACCAATAAGAACACGTGCTGACTTAAAAGCTGAGCAATATGAAATCACGGGGTCACCCTTGAATCCTTCTGATGTTCCTGCCGAGGCTGTGGGGATTGGAGATACAAATGAGATTTCTCCTTGGTGGCAGGAGTTTCCTAAGCGCTGGACGATTGTTCTCCTCTGCTTCTTTGCATTCCTTCTTTGCAATATGGACCGT GTCAATATGAGCATCGCGATCCTACCAATGTCTTCAGAGTTCAGCTGGAATCCAGCAACAGTTGGTCTAATCCAATCATCTTTCTTTTGGGGTTACCTTCTTACACAG ATTCTCGGAGGTATTTGGGCCGATAGGTTTGGTGGTAAGGTAGTGCTAGGATTTGGGGTTGTATGGTGGTCACTTGCAACAATTCTTACACCCCTTGCTGCCAAGATTGGACTTCCGTACTTACTCACCATGCGTGCCTTCATGGGGATAGGCGAG GGTGTTGCCATGCCTGCTATGAACAACATCCTTTCCAAATGGATCCCAGTTTCAGAGAGAAGCAGATCTCTTGCCTTAGTGTACAGCGGAATGTACCTTGGGTCAGTCACTGGCCTTGCTTTGTCACCTCTGTTGATCAGCAAATTTGGTTGGCCTTCTGTCTTCTACGCATTTGGATCCCTTGGAAGTGTCTGGTTTGCACTGTGGCAAAGCAAA GCACACAGCTCTCCTGATGATGATCCTGAACTAAGTAAAGCTGAAAAGAGGCACATACTGGGTGGTGGTACCTTCAAGGAGCCTGTCACTTCCATACCATGGAGGCTGATTCTTTCGAAGGCTCCAGTTTGGGCTCTCATAATATCACACTTTTGCCATAACTGGGGAACATTCATTCTTCTAACATGGATGCCCACTTACTACAATCAG GTTCTGAAGTTCAATCTAACCGAGTCCGGGCTTCTCTGTGTCTTGCCATGGCTGACAATGGCTGTTTTTGCGAATATTGGTGGATGGATCGCTGATACTCTTGTTCAGAAAGGGGTCTCTATAACAAACGTCCGGAAG ATTATGCAATCGATTGGTTTTCTTGGGCCAGCATTGTTCTTAACACTGCTGAGCAAAGTCCAGACTCCAGGCATGGCTGTATTATGTATGGCCTGCAGTCAG GGGAGTGATGCCTTTTCACAATCTGGGCTGTATTCGAACCATCAAGACATAGGGCCACGTTACGCG GGAGTACTTCTTGGACTGTCGAACACTGCTGGCGTGCTTGCAGGAGTTTTTGGTACTGCTGCCACTGGCTACATTCTTCAGAAAG GTTCTTGGGACAGTGTGTTTAAGGTGGCCGTTGCACTGTACATAGTAGGAACAGTGGTGTGGAATGTCTTTTCAACTGGAGAGAGAGTTCTCGAGTAA
- the LOC120673295 gene encoding DEAD-box ATP-dependent RNA helicase 15-like, with protein MVEAKDNEVYEEDLVDYEEVENVADGATTNGSADVVKKGYVGIRSSGFRDFLLKPELLRAIQDCGFEHPSEVQHECIPQAILGIDVICQAKSGMGKTAVFVLSTLQQIDPVAGQVAALVLCHTRELAYQICHEFERFSKYLPELRVAVFYGGVHIKNHKDLLKNECPHIVVGTPGMILALARDKDLPLKNVWHFILDECDKMLESLDMRRDVQEIFKMTPHDKQVMMFSAILSKEIRPVCKKFHARCNPMEIYVDDEAKLTLHGLVQHYIKLSEAEKNWKLNDLLDVLDLNQVVVIFVKSVSRAAELNKLLGECNFPSICIHSGMMQEERLTRYKNFKEGHKGILVATDLVGRGIDIKRVNIVVNYDMPDSADTYLHRLIVAHLLQGWAGFTILSSLFDAFAASLHICGGKAGFCYPFPRTPLKWEPPGTGSAFFFLMHLPLQVGRAGRFGTKGLAITFVSSASDSDVLSQVQERFEVDIKALPDQIDTSIYMPS; from the exons ATGGTGGAGGCGAAGGACAACGAGGTGTACGAGGAGGATCTCGTCGACTACGAGGAGGTGGAGAATGTCGCCGACGGCGCCACAACCAACGGCTCCGCCGATGTCGTCAAGAA GGGGTACGTGGGGATCCGCAGCTCGGGGTTCAGAGACTTCCTGCTCAAACCGGAGCTTCTCCGTGCCATCCAGGACTGCGGATTTGAGCATCCTTCCGAAG TGCAACATGAATGCATCCCTCAAGCCATTCTTGGAATAGATGTTATCTGTCAAGCAAAGTCAGGGATGGGTAAGACTGCGGTTTTTGTCCTATCAACTCTTCAGCAGATTGATCCTGTTGCTGGCCAAGTAGCTGCACTTGTGTTGTGCCACACAAGAGAGTTAGCTTACCAG ATTTGCCATGAATTTGAGAGATTTAGCAAATACCTGCCTGAATTAAGAGTCGCTGTCTTCTATGGTGGTGTTCACATAAAAAATCATAAGGATCTGTTGAAGAATGAATGCCCCCATATTGTGGTTGGCACGCCTGGAATGATACTTGCTCTAGCTAGAGATAAGGACCTTCCCTTGAAGAACGTGTGGCATTTCATTCTCGACGAATGTGATAAGATGCTTGAATCACTTG ACATGCGTAGAGATGTCCAGGAGATCTTCAAAATGACTCCTCATGATAAGCAAGTGATGATGTTTTCAGCAATCCTCAGCAAGGAAATTCGCCCAGTTTGCAAGAAGTTCCATGCAAGATGTAAT CCTATggaaatttatgttgatgatgagGCTAAACTGACCCTTCATGGTCTAGTTCAG CACTACATCAAATTGAGTGAGGCAGAGAAGAATTGGAAGTTGAATGATCTCTTAGATGTGCTCGACTTAAACCAAGTTGTTGTGATATTTGTCAAAAGTGTTAGTAGAGCTGCAGAGCTGAACAAGTTGCTCGGTGAATGCAATTTCCCCTCAATCTGCATACATTCTGGAATGATGCAGGAAGAGAG GTTGACCCGAtacaagaacttcaaggaaGGACACAAGGGGATTCTTGTGGCTACCGATTTGGTCGGTAGGGGAATTGATATTAAACGTGTCAACATTGTTGTAAACTATGATATGCCAGATTCTGCTGATACCTACTTGCATAGGTTAATTGTTGCACACCTCTTGCAAGGCTGGGCTGGTTTTACCATTTTGTCATCTCTTTTTGATGCATTTGCAGCCTCCCTGCATATTTGCGGGGGTAAGGCTGGCTTCTGTTACCCCTTCCCCAGAACCCCACTCAAGTGGGAGCCGCCTGGCACTGGgtctgcctttttttttttgatgcatTTGCCATTGCAGGTTGGTCGGGCTGGACGTTTTGGCACCAAGGGACTTGCAATAACATTTGTTTCTTCTGCATCCGATTCCGATGTTCTCAGTCAG GTGCAAGAAAGGTTCGAGGTTGACATAAAGGCGCTGCCTGATCAGATTGACACTTCAATATACA TGCCATCTTGA